Part of the Natronobacterium gregoryi SP2 genome, GCATACCGATTTTCTTCGCCGCGTTGTAGTCTGCGTTCGCTTCTGACTCGCACTTCTGACAGCAAAAATCGTTTCGAGCCAGGCGATTCTCGTCGGCTGTGAAGCCACACTCGGCACACCGTTTCGACGTGTACGCTGAACCCACCTGCTGCACCATGATACCGTTCGCTTCGGCTTTGTACTCGACTTGTTCGTACAGCGTTCGGAACGCCCACTTGTGGCCCCACGACGCACCCGTGCGGTCGGGGATGTGGGTCAGGTCTTCGAACGCGATCACAGCACACTCGTCTCGGAGTGTTTCGTCTACGATGGGCGGGGCTGCCGGAAACGGCTTCGGCGTCCGAGACCTGAGCGGCTAGCTCGATTCAGCGAGGGAATCCCCGCCGTTCACGGCGCGGAAGACGTCACGTCCAGGGCTCCGGATCGATCGCGTGGTCCGGTTTCTCTCCCGCGAGTGCCTGCTCGAGTTGGCGAGCGATCGTCCGGTTCAGATCGTCGTGAGCCTCGAGCGACTGCCACCCACTGTGGGGGGTGATGACGACGTTTTCGAGACCTCGGAGTGGCGTCTCCCCTGGGGGCTCTTCCTCGAGGACGTCGAGACCGGCGGCTGCGATTTCCCGGTTCTCCAGGGCCACTGCGAGGGCGTCTTCGTCGACGATGCCGCCGCGACCGACGTTCACGAGAACGGCGTGTTCGGCCATTTGTTCGAACGCGTCGGCGTCGACGAGTCCACGTGTTTCCTCGGTCAATGGCGCGTGGATCGAGACCGCGTCGGACGCCGCGAGTAGTTCCGGAAAGTCGACGAGTTGGCCGCCGTACTCCTCGACTACTTCCTCGTCGACGTACGGGTCGTAGACGAGCAGGTCGAGATCGAAGCCGTCGACGTGGTCGACGAGTCGACGAGCGATCCGGCCGAAGGAGACGAGCCCGAGGGTCGAACCGGTGACTCGCCGGACTGGACGCTCGGTCTCCCAGCTCCACTCACCGCGTCGAACGTCGCGGTCGGCGGCCGGAATCCGCCGTCGACACGCGAGGAGGAGACTCAACGCGTGGGTCGCGACCTCGTCAGTGCAGTAATCGGGGGCATTCGTAACGTGGACGTCGTGGTCTGCTGCCGCGCCAACGTCGACGTTGTCGAACCCGGTTCCAGCCCGAGCGATCAACTGCAGGCTGCCGGCCCCCTCGAGGGCGTTGGCGGTCACCGGCGTGTGGACGTCGACGACGAGTGCGTCGGCGTCGGCTGCGGCCTCGGCGACGGCCGCTTCGGTGTGTGTATCACGCACTTCGACGTCGACTCCTTTCGCTTCGAGCTCCGATCGCTGGAACTCGACGTCGACAAACGGCGTCTCGCTGATGATGACGTGTTCGTTCATAATTCAATAGTTTACTATTTTTGTACTCTATATTTGAGCGCGCTCTTCTTTAACTGTCCGGTCTGTTTTCGGATACCCGCAACGACACCGATCGTATCCACGAACGTGGTCACTGATCGCGCCGAAAAGAACAACCTTTACAGGTTCGTGAGTGTCGCTAGCCACCATGTCCGAGACGGTGCTCCTGATCGGTGGCGGCGGTCGAGAGCACGCCATTGCGCGTGCCCTGAAAGACAGCGACGACGACCTTTATGCCTGTGCCGGCAACCGAAACCCCGGTATCGACCGGATTGCCGACGGGTTCGAAACGCTCGAGACGACCGACCCCGACGCAGTCGTCGACTACGCCGAGTCAGTCGGCGCAACGATCGGCGTCGTCGGCCCTGAGTCACCGCTCGAAGCCGGCGTCGCAGACGCCCTCGAGGAGGCTGGCATCTACGCCTTCGGCCCCAAGGAAGAAGACGCCCGCATCGAGACGGACAAGGCCTTCCAGCGGCGCTTCATGCAGGAAAACGACGTTCCGGGCTGTCCGGACTTCGAGACCTTCGACGACGTGGAGGCCGCCTGCGAGTTCATCGACGAGTACGACGGCGACCTTGCGATTAAGCCCGCCGGTCTCACTGGCGGCAAGGGCGTCAGAGTCATCGGCGACCAGGTCACCCCCGAGGAGGGGAAAGCGTACATCCGCGAGTCCGACTACGACCGGATCGTCCTCGAGGAACGGCTGATCGGCGAGGAGTTTACGATCCAGGCGTTCGTCGCCAACGAGACGCTCGAAACCGCACCCGCCGTCCAGGACCACAAGCGCGCCTACGAAGGCGACGCCGGACCGAACACCGGCGGAATGGGCAGTTACTCCGACGCGACGACCCACCTCCCGTTCATGACCGAAGCCGACTACGAGGCGGCCGTCTCGATCATCGAGGCGACCGTCGACGCCCTCGACGAGTATCGTGGCATCCTCTACGGTCAGTTCATGCTCACCGCCGACGGCCCGAAGGTCGTCGAGTTCAACGCCCGCTTTGGCGATCCCGAAGCGATGAACACGCTGCCCGTCCTCGAGACGGACTTCCTCGACGTGCTCACCGCCGCCCGCGACGGTGAACCGATTCCGAAACTCGAGTTCACCGACCGGGCGACGGTCTGCAAGTACGCTGTCCCCGAAGGATACCCGACGGACCCTGCTGCGGGAGCGAAAGTCGAGGTCGACGAAGAGAGCGCCGGCGACGCCTTGCTTTACTACGCCAGTGTTGACGAACGCGACGACGGCATCTACACGACGACTTCGCGTGCGTTCGCAGTCGTCGGTGTCGCGGATTCGATCACCGAGGCAGAAGAGATCGCCGAAGACGCGCTCGCGGTCGCCGGCGACGAGGGACTGCACGTTCGCCACGACATCGGGACACCCGACCTCGTCCAGCAACGGATCGATCACGTGAACACCCTCCGCGACGAGTAGCTACTCCTCTGGATCGAAGAACTCGTCCGCCTCCTCGATCGACGACTCGAGGTCCGCCACGTCAATCGCCGGCCCCAGTTCGCCCCCGGCGACAGCATCGCCGCGCAGTTCGATATCCGTCACCGCCTCGAGTCCCTCGTTGCGGACCGCAGACGTGATCGAGTCGGCGTCGGACAGCGACCGCAGCGTTCGTTGCACGACGACGTAGCCCGCCAGTGCCACGCCACCCGAGGCGACCGCACATGGAACCGTATCGCTTGTAGCCGAACGTGACTGCCTTCTTGCCGACCGTGTAGACACCGAGCATCGTGGCTCGAGGGAGCGAGAGGATCGAAAAGAACAGTCAGCTTTCGTCCGACGACCCGGGCTGTTACGCGAGGTCTGCGTCGACGGCGTCGATCGCCTCGAACAGCAATGCCAACGCGAGGTCTATCTCGCGTTCGGTGACGTCAAGCGGCGGCAGCAGTCGCAGCGTCTTGTGCCCACACCCAAGCATAAGTAGCCCACGCTCGAACGCGGCTTCGACGACCGCCTCGCGCCGATCTTTGGTGTCGAACTCAATGGCAATCATGAGTCCGCGACCACGGACGTCGACCAGTTCCGTCCGGTCCTCGACGGCGTCCTCGAGTCGGCTGTGCAGTTGCTCGCCCCGATTGCGGGCGTTTGCGAGCAGATCCTGTTCGTGGATCACGTCGAACGTGAGCGCGCCCTGCATCGAGGCGACGACGTCACCGGCACCCCAGGTCGAGGAGAGTCGGCTCTTCTCCTCGGGGAAAACGTCGGACCGCGAGATGGTCGCGCCGACACGGAGCCCCT contains:
- a CDS encoding C-terminal binding protein is translated as MNEHVIISETPFVDVEFQRSELEAKGVDVEVRDTHTEAAVAEAAADADALVVDVHTPVTANALEGAGSLQLIARAGTGFDNVDVGAAADHDVHVTNAPDYCTDEVATHALSLLLACRRRIPAADRDVRRGEWSWETERPVRRVTGSTLGLVSFGRIARRLVDHVDGFDLDLLVYDPYVDEEVVEEYGGQLVDFPELLAASDAVSIHAPLTEETRGLVDADAFEQMAEHAVLVNVGRGGIVDEDALAVALENREIAAAGLDVLEEEPPGETPLRGLENVVITPHSGWQSLEAHDDLNRTIARQLEQALAGEKPDHAIDPEPWT
- the purD gene encoding phosphoribosylamine--glycine ligase encodes the protein MSETVLLIGGGGREHAIARALKDSDDDLYACAGNRNPGIDRIADGFETLETTDPDAVVDYAESVGATIGVVGPESPLEAGVADALEEAGIYAFGPKEEDARIETDKAFQRRFMQENDVPGCPDFETFDDVEAACEFIDEYDGDLAIKPAGLTGGKGVRVIGDQVTPEEGKAYIRESDYDRIVLEERLIGEEFTIQAFVANETLETAPAVQDHKRAYEGDAGPNTGGMGSYSDATTHLPFMTEADYEAAVSIIEATVDALDEYRGILYGQFMLTADGPKVVEFNARFGDPEAMNTLPVLETDFLDVLTAARDGEPIPKLEFTDRATVCKYAVPEGYPTDPAAGAKVEVDEESAGDALLYYASVDERDDGIYTTTSRAFAVVGVADSITEAEEIAEDALAVAGDEGLHVRHDIGTPDLVQQRIDHVNTLRDE